CATTTAAAAGTCGGCGATGAGGTAGAAGTGAAAGTTATTAATGTAGAAAATGATGGAAAGATCGGATTATCCATTCGTAAAGCGAAAGAGCAGCCGCAGCAACAGCAGTCCTATCGCTCCCGTTCTAGAAATAATGATTACCGCTCTAAAGGGCCGAGAGGAAATCATGCTTCTCCAAAAGAAAACTTTGAACAGAAAATGGCTCGTTTTCTGAAGGATAGTGAGGAACGTCTGTCATCTCTTAAGCGTCAAACGGAGTCACGACGCGGAGGGAGAGGAGCAAAGCGCGGTTAATTGCTGCCTATTTAATATAATCATAAGCTGATTTGCAAGCGGCTTCCAATTGGAACAGCAGCTGTCTGTAAAAGATTGTTTCTTTATCT
The Bacillus xiapuensis DNA segment above includes these coding regions:
- a CDS encoding S1 domain-containing RNA-binding protein: MSIEVGSKLQGKVTGITKFGAFVELPGGSTGLVHISEVADNYVKDINDHLKVGDEVEVKVINVENDGKIGLSIRKAKEQPQQQQSYRSRSRNNDYRSKGPRGNHASPKENFEQKMARFLKDSEERLSSLKRQTESRRGGRGAKRG